A segment of the Coffea arabica cultivar ET-39 chromosome 8c, Coffea Arabica ET-39 HiFi, whole genome shotgun sequence genome:
GGTTGGGGGAAAACTGGTCCATCCATTTCTATGAGAATAAGTGCTCCACCAGGCAATACCTTCTTGACAATAAAAGGGCCCTGCCAATTTGGGGCAAACTTGCCTTTGGCCTCGTCTTGTACTAGTAAAATCCATTTTAACACTTTGTCTCATTTTTTGAGCTGTCGCACTTTGACTTTCTTGTTGTAAGTATGGGCCATTCTCTTTTGATAACACTAACCATGACAAATGGCATTTAACTTCTTCTCATCAATCAAAGACAACTGCTCATGACGTTGTTTAATCCAATAAGTTTCATCCAGTTTGGCCTCCATTAAAATGCACAGTGAAGGAATTTCAACCTCAACTGGCAAAactgcttccattccatacatgagattGTAAGGCGTTGCCCCAGTAGAAGTTCGAATAGTAGTTCTATACGCCATTAATGCATAGGGGAGCTTCTCGTGCCAATCATAGTGTCTTTCGGTCGTTTTACGGATTATCCTCTTCAAGTTCTTATTCGCGGCctctacagctccattcattTGTGGTCTATAAATGATAGAATTTCGATGTTTGATCTTGAATTATTCACACAATCCATCTATCATATCATTGTTGAGATTCTTAGCATTGTTGGTGATTAATGTCTCTGATACACCAAAATGACAAATGATGTGTTTTCTCATAAAATTGGTCACCATCTTCTTAGTCACATGCTTGTAAGATTCGGTTTCAACCCATTTAGTAAAGTATTCAATAGCCATCAAAATAAAATGATGTCCGTTTGAAGCAGGAGGGTCAATAGTTCCAATTAtatccataccccacattgaataTGGCTAGGGAGCAGTCATATTGTGTAATTCTGTAGAACGAGTGCGTATAACATCTTCATGCAATTGACATTTAATGCACTTTCTGACAAAaactatacaatcatgctccatagtgaGTCAGAAATACCctgttttcatgattttcttcgctagcAAATGCCTGTTTTAATGCACTTTCTGATAAAAACtacacaatcatgctccatagtgaGCCAGAAATACCCCGTTTTCATGAtctttgtagacaccaaattttttgtgtaatttcatttactgtttatttttagttttttatttgtcgtgttagttttattcgatttttagtttttagtttatagtttttagtttatttttaagtttttagcatagaatttcttggaaaaaaaaagagaaaaaggaaaatcatgaaaaaatgaaaaaaaagtaaaatcatgaaaaaatgaaaaaaaaggaaaatcatgaaaaaatgaaaaaaaaagagaaaaaaacgttcaaaaaatatgttttagttgttttagatttagtttcattatttaaaaatgaaaatgaaaaatgaatgaaaaattgaaaaacaatgaaaaaaggaaaaaatgaatttgcactttgttgttctagtttattttttcattaaatgttaattaaatcatttttgttagttatttttattattttcaatttttgttttaattaatcttcagttaaaaaaaaaaaaggaaattgattCGTGGCATGCAAGCTGCCGCGACTTGCAAAAGGAAGACTCGGATGGGCACTTGGGTTGCAAATATAGCAGAAAGGACTTGGTTTTAGGGTTGGATGGCTGGTAtataaagaaagagaggaagagagagctGGGGGACAAGGATTAACAGCCGCAAAAAGAGAGTTTTCTGGACGGCTAAAATTAGAGAGGGCAGAGAGAAAGTTTGGGGGGAGTTTTGGGGAGAGAGGCTTGACGGCTAAAAAACTGagttttgagagagagagccgagagatagagagaaaaaaagagtgaCGGCTGGAGAGTTTGGGATTGGAGAAATGGAGTGAAAGAAAGGAAACCGAGAGGAGGGCTGGAAAAGGGAAACGGGAAGAGCGAAACTGAGACTGAGGCAGAAAGAGAGTAAGCTTCGATTGGTGGCCGAAGTAGGAAAGAAAACTGGGAAATGAGAGAGCTTGGTGAGCAATGAGGAAAGATTTGGGGCTGAAAAGAGAGGAGCGTGAGAGACTGGAGACGCAAAACTGGAGATTGAGTCAAGAACAAGAGGGAGGTTGCGAGAGAGTCGGGGGGGCGAAGGAAAGAAACGAGAACAGAAAacatttctggaaaattttgctaTCGGTTTGATCCAATGGCTCTCTTTGGATCCATATCCCCGCTTTGATTCT
Coding sequences within it:
- the LOC140013460 gene encoding uncharacterized protein, which codes for MNGAVEAANKNLKRIIRKTTERHYDWHEKLPYALMAYRTTIRTSTGATPYNLMYGMEAVLPVEVEIPSLCILMEAKLDETYWIKQRHEQLSLIDEKKLNAICHG